Proteins found in one Aspergillus puulaauensis MK2 DNA, chromosome 8, nearly complete sequence genomic segment:
- a CDS encoding uncharacterized protein (COG:S;~EggNog:ENOG410PJ57), translated as MAEQNGHDVVNLTLSGGDLSPSDVPASTTDKKPAGGDEGEINTTATTSSETKTRVESEDQKMYMSQTTESSDKERSGEQTTTDASKQGPGSVATKVLEMNGITSASDGGEDTASLGGSESDASRTESRAHSRAGSTKRPTAFKPVSFAKFSVPKAPGTPPVAKAPEKTPLSTGTPLGTPLQNPRPRLVAKTTSGLRDSLSKAGTSGTRLGGGGPDPNQVWNRNRPVQQTPPKHLTDEELKQQYGIHMTSRIQEDGGGTEAKWADIDDDEDDWAPDTIEWTDGTKTDLKAEPPQPEPVSRATQATTAKPMIGTTEFPPVEQIPAAKETPKYMPKPVTSIGPNPTVLRLGASAERQARTAGISAKGFNNEKLPTSSTSPAPPTKSPWAPMPPIERASPVMPPLHVQPPTRAPVPPRENVNDGPNATIAPKEIAADDFNRTWRESQPGTRELYNSRSGRYEPVPEPRKGGTHRNEQSFRAPSVLQRPAAPGEHAGPAEPSAAFQTHRTSVQDGAHWTRRRTSSNVSGGSGSFGRRMSIGRPDAVQRPFEARRGSQVNGMIEPHLQARENIPNETHIRDVSPIRHGHGPWPPRDQTIAPEKVSNIFAGEGQPPAPTPAIDGQPEIPQPSQEDAVAMQERIMKEKRMEARQRRLEQEEKEEAAKRERIRQKLEALGPPPEKSKARSKDSPEVSKVETTATGPAQSPPKPPVPEPTGAPKQYGMMKVHHPDTVKKLIEKERSHDKTTPAGNVRRVSSPNRELKTDSATANGPQASHEPPAPLEDITGDQRVEEENAQWRGGMNVPNTYAPWTGNTKLVGPAGPLTNPWKPLSNDKTLGNGIFDQTLGNFPTRDLTLRNHLGLEQSPLPPSSQTFPTTTRSAQESATISPLPSPETRHASYDALSPIGRPGPIGPPRAHSSWQHDARTAAWNDFHAVATKREAEENERLRHEMNAVRDSQPSLQASFNETWRQVRTGDQAGQRQVVGISRTTDGNASLPNPLSSFEHPVGPLSFAEAHARPLVNVPIRSSRFFPQATEHRKPTTYEEVDFFRSPSPPPPEEVSTHPVYFGDSNRPLVHLPAPKPIVKLPPKVAAPPPTPPTFASMVASNTRPGPLSTATNWQERINTLFGKKTAVPEKRNALAISSASKEPLDVQLHIAEVSVSLPYNGESQSGDGELTARQVEEGEAMFEDREVGSLPVVRVPTMAPPAAWRAAPAPSQTRLRSKVLKAMQVHSVEPFLFGPRDKDASAVNQLLVRLPGAVEAKTVAVPRKAGSHTNPRSRGQLTYKPRKNTKPRDGSGGSNFKKAAAQQTNGNSQTQRQSRKSSWGNPTTNSA; from the exons ATGGCAGAGCAGAACGGCCACGATGTGGTAAATCTAACCCTGTCGGGCGGCGATCTTTCGCCTTCCGACGTTCCTGCGAGCACCACCGACAAGAAACCTGCTGGAGGGGACGAGGGGGAGATAAACACTACCGCTACAACATCATCCGAAACGAAGACGAGAGTCGAATCAGAAGACCAGAAAATGTACATGTCACAAACGACGGAAAGCAGCGACAAGGAGAGGTCCGGAGAACAGACTACAACA GACGCATCAAAGCAAGGGCCGGGTTCGGTGGCAACGAAGGTGCTTGAAATGAACGGGATAACATCAGCTTCGGATGGTGGGGAAGACACGGCCTCTCTAGGCGGTTCGGAATCCGATGCTAGTCGAACGGAAAGCAGAGCTCACAGTCGTGCTGGATCAACCAAGCGGCCAACAGCATTCAAGCCGGTTTCTTTCGCCAAATTTTCCGTCCCCAAAGCGCCGGGCACACCTCCGGTGGCTAAGGCTCCTGAAAAGA CTCCGTTGTCCACGGGGACTCCTTTGGGCACACCGTTGCAGAACCCACGGCCTCGTTTGGTCGCAAAGACGACGAGTGGCTTGCGCGACTCGTTATCAAAAGCGGGCACAAGCGGAACCAggcttggtggaggtggcccCGATCCCAACCAAGTCTGGAACAGGAACCGAC CGGTCCAGCAGACGCCTCCGAAACATCTTACCGACGAGGAACTGAAGCAACAATATGGAATTCATATGACTTCGAGGATccaagaagatggcggcgGCACAGAAGCGAAATGGGCTGATattgatgacgatgaagatgattgGGCCCCGGATACTATCGAATGGACTGATGGGACGAAAACCGATCTAAAGGCTGAGCCCCCTCAACCAGAGCCTGTTTCGAGAGCTACACAAGCCACCACGGCAAAACCGATGATCGGGACGACGGAGTTTCCACCGGTAGAACAGATACCTGCGGCCAAGGAAACCCCGAAATACATGCCCAAACCTGTCACCTCCATAGGACCAAACCCTACAGTTCTCAGACTGGGTGCTAGTGCCGAACGGCAAGCGAGGACTGCAGGTATTTCCGCAAAGGGGTTTAATAATGAGAAGCTGCCCACGTCCTCTACAAGCCCAGCCCCTCCCACAAAATCGCCATGGGCTCCTATGCCACCCATCGAAAGAGCGTCTCCGGTCATGCCTCCGCTTCACGTCCAACCTCCAACACGAGCTCCTGTCCCCCCCAGGGAAAACGTAAACGACGGTCCAAATGCTACTATTGCTCCCAAAGAGATCGCGGCGGATGACTTCAACCGTACATGGAGGGAGTCTCAGCCAGGAACGCGAGAGCTTTATAACTCAAGGTCAGGGCGTTACGAGCCTGTTCCCGAGCCGAGAAAAGGCGGTACCCATCGAAACGAGCAGAGCTTCCGCGCTCCCTCAGTGTTGCAGCGACCCGCAGCGCCAGGTGAGCATGCAGGCCCTGCAGAACCTTCTGCCGCATTCCAGACTCATAGGACAAGCGTGCAAGATGGCGCGCATTGGACGCGCCGTCGAACTTCGTCCAATGTTAGcggtggaagtggaagcTTTGGTCGGCGGATGTCGATTGGTCGACCTGACGCCGTACAAAGGCCATTTGAAGCTCGACGAGGTTCCCAGGTAAACGGAATGATCGAGCCACACCTCCAAGCACGAGAAAATATCCCTAATGAGACTCATATACGGGACGTCTCACCAATACGACATGGACATGGCCCCTGGCCTCCGCGAGACCAGACCATTGCTCCAGAAAAGGTTTCTAATATttttgctggagaaggtcaaCCTCCTGCTCCTACCCCTGCTATTGATGGACAACCCGAGATACCTCAACCATCGCAGGAAGATGCGGTTGCCATGCAAGAGCGGATCATGAAGGAGAAGCGTATGGAGGCCCGCCAGCGGAGGTTggaacaagaagagaaagaggaagcTGCGAAGCGTGAAAGAATCCGACAGAAGCTCGAGGCCCTGGGGCCACCACCTGAGAAATCCAAGGCGAGGAGCAAGGACTCCCCTGAAGTTAGCAAGGTTGAAACGACAGCCACTGGTCCTGCTCAATCACCTCCGAAACCTCCTGTGCCAGAACCCACTGGGGCGCCAAAGCAATATGGCATGATGAAGGTCCATCACCCAGATACCGTGAAAAAGCTcatcgagaaagaaagaagccatGACAAGACTACTCCCGCGGGTAATGTCCGGCGGGTCTCTTCACCCAACCGAGAGTTGAAAACGGATTCTGCTACAGCAAATGGACCTCAAGCATCACATGAGCCTCCTGCACCACTCGAAGATATAACTGGTGACCAaagagttgaagaggaaAACGCTCAATGGAGGGGTGGCATGAATGTTCCCAACACATACGCCCCTTGGACAGGTAATACCAAGCTTGTTGGCCCCGCGGGCCCCTTGACGAATCCCTGGAAACCTTTGAGCAACGATAAAACATTAGGGAATGGTATTTTTGATCAGACTCTTGGAAATTTCCCAACAAGGGACTTGACTCTACGAAATCATCTCGGTTTGGAGCAGTCACCACTCCCTCCTAGCTCGCAAACATTCCCCACGACCACGCGATCCGCCCAAGAAAGTGCAACGATCTCCCCACTGCCATCCCCCGAAACTAGACATGCCTCCTATGATGCACTAAGCCCGATTGGCCGGCCAGGCCCCATTGGACCCCCAAGAGCGCATTCAAGCTGGCAGCATGATGCACGTACTGCTGCATGGAATGATTTCCATGCTGTTGCCACGAAGCGCGAAGCCGAGGAAAACGAGAGGCTGCGCCATGAAATGAATGCTGTCCGTGACAGCCAGCCTTCGCTTCAGGCCAGCTTCAATGAAACTTGGCGACAAGTTCGCACGGGCGACCAAGCCGGCCAGAGGCAAGTTGTCGGTATTTCCAGAACAACAGATGGGAATGCTTCGCTTCCAAATCCGCTATCCAGCTTTGAACACCCTGTTGGGCCACTTTCGTTTGCAGAAGCCCATGCACGTCCTCTTGTTAACGTCCCTATTCGGAGTTCGCGATTCTTCCCGCAGGCGACTGAACATAGGAAGCCGACGACATATGAAGAGGTTGATTTTTTCCGAAGCCCttcaccacctcctcccGAAGAAGTATCGACGCATCCTGTATATTTTGGTGATTCGAATAGACCTTTAGTCCACCTTCCAGCACCGAAGCCGATTGTCAAGCTCCCACCAAAGGTGGCTGCTCCACCACCCACACCACCGACCTTTGCCTCCATGGTTGCTTCCAATACGCGTCCTGGCCCTCTGTCAACCGCTACAAACTGGCAGGAGAGGATCAATACCCTCTTCGGTAAGAAGACGGCAGTACcggagaaaagaaatgcTCTAGCAATCTCATCGGCGTCGAAAGAGCCCCTTGACGTGCAGCTGCATATCGCAGAAGTTTCTGTTTCACTGCCCTACAATGGGGAATCTCAGTCTGGAGACGGTGAACTGACTGCGAGACAAgtcgaggaaggagaggcgATGTTTGAGGACCGTGAAGTAGGCTCATTACCCGTTGTACGAGTACCCACGATGGCTCCTCCGGCCGCCTGGCGAGCTGCACCTGCACCATCTCAAACCCGCTTGAGGTCGAAGGTTCTGAAGGCGATGCAAGTCCATAGCGTTGAACCCTTTCTATTTGGGCCTCGCGATAAGGATGCGTCAGCAGTCAATCAACTCCTAGTCCGACTTCCTGGTGCAGTTGAGGCAAAGACGGTGGCTGTCCCACGGAAAGCAGGATCTCATACCAATCCTCGATCGCGTGGACAACTTACATATAAGCCTCGTAAGAACACCAAACCACGCGATGGCTCTGGTGGCTCGAATTTCAAGAAGGCTGCCGCTCAGCAAACAAATGGGAACAGCCAAACGCAACGACAATCGCGAAAGTCGTCGTGGGGCAACCCTACTACCAATTCAGCCTAA